One region of Thunnus albacares chromosome 8, fThuAlb1.1, whole genome shotgun sequence genomic DNA includes:
- the ntd5 gene encoding beta-2-glycoprotein 1-like isoform X2, protein MDRALLLLSLWALTGTVSLQASGSCPERLLGEERRRTCPRPCKADKDCGSKRQCLCDGQCGLSCVAPGRTCPWPLPPSESSVARLLSPTHSFSALLEVRCKPGFALPNGLDATIRRCQGDRQWSGDEPICTETQQPEPSAAQTCPLPEEVINTFSIQGDATVGTSIGYSCLSGADIVGSSENFCQENQTWQYPHPICKNVNCQPPREVEQGYVVAVQKTEYEVGFDIHYLCKKNFLLDGPQKVTCLSNGSWSASPPYCRARCLIPAERSRVEIGGVKRWPFDITDAMVPHGENVTFYCKHPRKQCSFTATQTCFDGNLQPPACYLEPTWLQYKLFPHRLVSEIEACEPDDVE, encoded by the exons ATGGACCgtgcactgctgctgctgtccttGTGGGCTCTGACTGGAACTGTGTCCCTGCAGGCTTCAG GGTCGTGTCCAGAGAGACTcctgggagaggagaggaggaggacgtgTCCTCGGCCCTGCAAAGCAGACAAAGATTGTGGCAGCAAGCGCCAGTGTCTGTGTGACGGCCAGTGTGGTCTCAGCTGTGTGGCTCCAG GTCGTACTTGTCCCTGGCCTCTACCCCCTAGTGAAAGCTCAGTGGCTCGCCTGCTCTCTCCCACTCACTCTTTTTCTGCCCTGCTTGAAGTGCGCTGCAAGCCAGGATTCGCATTGCCCAATGGCTTGGATGCCACTATTCGCCGTTGTCAAGGTGACCGACAGTGGAGTGGGGATGAGCCCATCTGCACAG AGACTCAGCAGCCTGAACCGTCCGCTGCCCAAACCTGCCCTCTGCCTGAGGAAGTGATCAACACTTTCAGCATCCAGGGCGACGCTACTGTAGGAACATCCATCGGCTACAGCTGCCTGTCGGG AGCGGATATAGTGGGGAGCAGTGAAAACTTCTGCCAGGAGAATCAAACCTGGCAGTATCCTCACCCCATCTGTAAAA ATGTGAACTGCCAGCCCCCTCGAGAGGTGGAGCAGGGTTACGTGGTGGCTGTCCAGAAGACGGAATATGAAGTGGGCTTTGACATCCACTACCTCTGCAAAAAGAACTTCCTGCTGGATGGACCCCAGAAGGTCACCTGCCTGTCAAACGGCAGCTGGAGTGCATCGCCCCCATACTGCAGAG CTCGCTGTCTCATCCCTGCTGAGAGGAGCCGTGTGGAGATCGGTGGGGTGAAGCGCTGGCCCTTTGACATTACAGATGCCATGGTTCCTCATGGGGAAAATGTGACATTCTACTGCAAACACCCTCGCAAGCAGTGCAGCTTCACTGCAACCCAGACCTGCTTTGACGGAAACCTGCAGCCACCAGCCTGCTATCTTG agCCCACATGGCTGCAGTATAAACTCTTCCCTCATCGGCTGGTCTCAGAGATCGAAGCGTGCGAGCCTGATGATGTGGAGTAA
- the si:dkeyp-69b9.3 gene encoding myocardin, translated as MTLLASERSLLIRNKFRSVLQLRIQNRRQSEINADPGLKSTCPSQKAEKDQSEALRLTDDGATQKLPPSGLNTETAQERSVCGAQRQKKARQAQDLSERIQHPPGPVEQQHEHTLPLENRPASFPLSADVFEDDISTCSSSSPTEQHGVHQSPAFRSLPGLSGDQLLSDFSAVGPPLNHSPGHAQSGLALLPATEGIRQPMSVTLGESNSMATTGRPNGIYLTSQTTPLLPKTARPPSPTCSSSLPSSLNFSHLPRPRKPRDTKPKMRKLKYHQYIPPDQRGGSGTGGGGAKQKSPTSTQSLDPAYSHLLKQQQVFLQLQILQNQQQQQQQQLQPQQQLTVVPSGGHSDLVKSSGAMPLNPQPVPATTNHTPMDTNSTSKPELLPANLVDLTVSELRQQLRKRGLPVSGTKPALLQRLRPFQLPHACLTPAPLCQLGTSMEPLTPSPQLPPNQSPSLSSSSGPDSPGSSPNQQMYIQDRGIPNGILSEAPNGILNAVSNGFSNAASVSLAGEQCGLTNTVFLAPASTASGTPSPSLPMSSSSPLQCGTPWRTDNEQQQQQQQELSVELEMRERIRSRPRERSANTGNESCGGSLHPFLQQDPGCSRGKPETDAQTEVLFTQVFCCQPCDVIGQDFELPVQITASPVQALPGVRSLEEELQEAIQKAQMDPRQSIDDILDESITCVRSTNVSDHKSLAHSAPSPSPPPQADQQHTKDDNFLPSPLCSSLLLELPPSPAVITPSQVIPAPPPPPICTSPLLSTGKSRKRRAPTQFDAADWLEMLTSGLRPLTPPTAPFVETDFSLDSDLNVTMLQCYNFI; from the exons aTGACACTGCTGGCGTCCGAGAGGTCGCTTCTCATCCGGAACAAGTTCCGCTCAG TCCTGCAGTTGAGGATTCAGAACCGAAGGCAGAGTGAGATCAATGCAGACCCTG GGTTGAAATCTACTTGTCCCTCTCAAAAAGCGGAGAAAGACCAGAGTGAAGCTCTG CGTCTAACTGACGATGGTGCCACTCAGAAGTTGCCCCCTAGTGGTCTGAACACTGAAACTGCACAAG AGAGGAGTGTATGCGGGGCCCAGAGGCAGAAGAAGGCTCGCCAGGCACAGGACCTCAGCGAGAGGATCCAACATCCGCCTGGACCTGTGGAGCAACAGCACGAACACACACTGCCCCTTGAGAACC GTCCTGCCTCTTTCCCTCTGTCCGCTGATGTCTTCGAAGATGACAtctccacctgctcctcctcctcgcccACTGAGCAACACGGCGTTCACCAATCACCGGCCTTCCGTTCACTGCCAGGGCTCTCAGGTGACCAATTACTGAGTGACTTCTCAGCTGTGGGCCCGCCCCTTAACCACAGCCCCGGTCATGCTCAG tctggTTTGGCGTTGCTCCCGGCAACCGAGGGCATCAGACAACCAATGAGTGTAACACTGGGTGAATCAAACTCCATGGCAACAACTGGGAGACCAAATGGGATCTATCTGACCTCTCAGACCACACCCCTGCTGCCAAAG ACAGCTCGGCCTCCCAGCCCCACTTGTTCCTCCTCCCTGCCATCCTCCCTCAACTTCAGCCACCTCCCCCGCCCACGGAAACCGCGGGACACCAAACCTAAGATGAGGAAACTCAAGTATCACCAGTACATTCCTCCAGACCAGAGAGGAGGGTCTGGGACTGGAG GGGGAGGAGCCAAACAGAAGAGCCCTACCTCTACCCAGTCTTTAGACCCAGCCTATTCCCATctcctgaagcagcagcaggtcttCCTCCAGCTGCAAATCCTTcagaaccagcagcagcaacaacagcaacaactaCAACCACAACAGCAGCTCACTGTTGTACCAAG TGGAGGTCACAGTGATCTTGTGAAGTCCTCTGGTGCCATGCCCCTGAACCCCCAACCTGTTCCTGCCACAACAAACCACACGCCTATGGACACAAACTCCACATCCAAGCCTGAGCTTCTCCCGGCCAATCTTGTTGATCTAACA GTGTCAGAGCTGCGGCAGCAGCTGCGTAAGCGCGGCCTCCCTGTCTCCGGCACTAAGCCTGCCCTGTTGCAGCGTCTCCGTCCCTTCCAGCTCCCCCATGCTTGTCTCACTCCTGCACCCCTCTGCCAGCTGGGGACTAGCATGGAGCCCCTCACTCCCAGCCCCCAGCTGCCACCCAACCAGAGCCCCAGCTTAAGCTCCAGCTCTGGACCAGACTCGCCCGGCAGCAGCCCCAACCAACAGATGTACATCCAGGACAGGGGAATTCCTAATGGGATTCTCAGTGAAGCCCCAAATGGGATCCTGAATGCTGTCTCGAATGGTTTCTCGAATGCTGCATCAGTCAGTTTGGCAGGTGAACAGTGTGGTCTTACCAACACCGTCTTCCTGGCTCCTGCCAGCACCGCCTCAGGAACTCCAAGTCCCAGTCTACCCATGTCGTCCTCCTCGCCTCTGCAATGTGGTACTCCCTGGAGAACTGataatgagcagcagcagcaacagcagcaggagcTGAGCGTGGAGCTGGAGATGAGGGAGAGAATACGGAGCAGGCCTAGGGAACGCTCTGCTAACACTGGCAATGAG TCTTGCGGAGGATCCCTTCATCCGTTCCTGCAACAGGACCCAGGATGCTCTAGAGGGAAGCCAGAAACAGACGCACAGACCGAGGTGTTGTTtacacag GTGTTTTGCTGCCAACCATGTGATGTGATTGGCCAGGACTTTGAGCTGCCAGTTCAGATTACAGCAAGTCCTGTTCAGGCCTTGCCTGGTGTTCGCAGCTTGGAGGAAGAACTACAGGAGGCCATCCAGAAAGCACAG ATGGACCCTCGGCAGTCCATAGATGACATTCTGGACGAGTCTATTACTTGCGTCC GCTCCACCAATGTCTCTGATCATAAATCCCTTGCCCACTCGGCCCCCAGCCCTTCTCCTCCCCCTCAAGCCGATCAGCAGCACACCAAGGATGACAACTTCTTGCCTTCGCCTCTTTGCTCCTCTCTCTTACTGGAGCTTCCTCCATCTCCTGCTGTAATAACCCCAAGCCAGGTGATCCCTGCTCCTCCACCACCCCCCATCTGCACCTCCCCTCTGTTGTCCACTGGAAAGTCACGGAAACGACGGGCTCCGACACAGTTTGATGCTGCTGACTGGCTTGAAATGCTGACGTCTGGCCTGCGCCCGCTTACCCCGCCCACAGCTCCCTTCGTTGAGACAGACTTCAGTCTGGATTCAGATCTGAATGTTACAATGTTACAGtgttacaatttcatttag
- the LOC122987738 gene encoding zinc finger E-box-binding homeobox 1 yields the protein MDSQLATVLTSGSLDVQNGSQCAEGSGPVTEVFLDPKEKTSPSTLAGNLQPCPVKAVTIRQDALSINGKKPEVGGTSKPASQETSKIGGFRQPITVKTGVPVLRSQPIRIKIVVPPRCKRPITNSTISLTKDFARSHFRRPVLISAGAVITEENSGKIQISAVKNEGEIKEVTHQKTEAESFHGTEAQRGEKRDVLDAKIIHTDGSETPFISNTNTVKILSWQGIKEESAERELEKNIPLILQEMDLKSCKKFDEVRMEEQTEPLDLSLPKKRESRGRFLDDSVCESSLIMEVDEYEGEGDRDIVEEDDGEDSVYCMGGTDTLEDSLLSPSFFSTSVFTSLSSIDCDTENLLLIDDQGIPYTLSSDGLKVPQVDASTSEDPQSDQANPAEVERKGSSQLAMLAGPSHSQSLDNALNAPSDDIYPSPAPATDSPSLGVDQTKAPEVFMSLITNSDSSKASEPCKSVQEPKAALSQPSGISVSSQPIQILTNSSTNAPILLLSSSSSSTQLSSAPVGLSLPLSVTQTSPGASAPMFLLLSSVTSSSGDSASTSTPIAVLDPTTGQLSQITADSASVSLPLPSGQVSTLGSPLPTLSQPVIRLSPNNPPVILSGVNNVNSSSVLTSLAVPSPAPALQNNHLNTSGGALIHTQINSSDSNLGTEAISAEEVSNENNKPSTFTAAASSPHTQCAAGLTYDPLAQPSSEAEAQSPASEPKFDPSDLQSEHLPLEDHIYFSSAAAPSSPLIGPILPSGKLDPLDPLDPLSPAASPNAMSSRRVLYCQLCPRVFFYLSDLERHAITHSQKKPHVCQQCGKAFKRSSHLQRHKHIHTGQRNFVCPICAKRFREAGELQRHQRVHTGEKPYQCQLCHTRFAERNTLRRHTKRKHPYHQVAMEMLSERRDRGGCRGDGGGGGSGVQEEEESAEWYSSTVSNLDNSESEMET from the exons ATGGATTCTCAGTTGGCTACAGTCCTGACCAGTGGCAGCCTGGATGTCCAAAATGGCAGCCAGTGTGCAGAGGGATCAGGGCCAGTGACAGAGGTTTTTCTGGACCCAAAGGAAAAAACCTCACCAAGTACTCTAGCAGGTAACCTCCAGCCATGCCCTGTCAAAGCAGTGACCATCAGGCAGGATGCTCTATCAATCAATGGGAAAAAGCCAGAGGTGGGCGGGACTTCTAAGCCAGCCTCTCAGGAAACAAGTAAGATTGGTGGGTTCAGGCAGCCAATTACAGTAAAGACTGGAGTGCCTGTTCTGCgcagccagccaatcagaatcaaAATTGTTGTTCCCCCACGGTGCAAAAGGCCAATCACAAACTCCACCATCAGCCTGACCAAAGACTTTGCTCGCTCACATTTCAGAAGACCTGTTTTGATCTCAGCCGGAGCAGTGATCACAGAAGAAAACAGTGGTAAAATCCAAATATCTGCTGTtaagaatgaaggagagatcAAGGAAGTTACACATCAAAAGACTGAAGCAGAATCATTCCATGGTACGGAGGCACAGAGGGGGGAGAAAAGGGATGTTTTGGATGctaaaatcatccacactgatGGGTCAGAAACTCCTTTTATCTCCAACACCAATACAGTTAAAATACTAAGCTGGCAGGGGATTAAAGAggaaagtgcagagagagaaCTGGAGAAAAATATTCCTCTAATTTTGCAAGAAATGGACTTGAAATCTTGTAAGAAGTTTGATGAAGTGAGGATGGAGGAACAGACAGAACCGCTAGACCTGAGTTTGCCCAAGAAAAGAGAAAGTCGAGGGCGCTTTCTGGATGATTCTGTCTGTGAGAGCTCATTGATTATGGAGGTAGATGAATACgaaggagaaggagacagagacatAGTagaagaagatgatggagaggaCTCTGTGTACTGCATGGGTGGCACAGATACGCTTGAAGACTCTCTCTTGTCTCCTTCGTTCTTTTCTACCTCTGTCTTCACCTCCCTCTCTTCGATAGACTGTGACACAGAGAACCTTCTTCTCATAGACGACCAAGGAATCCCGTATACTCTCAGTTCAGACGGACTCAAAGTGCCACAAGTCGATGCTTCCACGTCAGAGGATCCTCAGTCAGATCAGGCGAATCCAGCAGAGGTGGAGAGAAAGGGGTCATCGCAGTTGGCCATGTTAGCAGGTCCTAGCCACAGCCAAAGTTTAGATAATGCACTAAATGCACCTTCTGATGATATATATCCCTCACCAGCCCCTGCTACTGATTCACCATCACTAGGTGTGGATCAGACAAAGGCTCCAGAAGTCTTCATGAGTTTGATCACAAACTCAGATTCCTCTAAGGCCTCAGAGCCGTGTAAATCTGTTCAGGAGCCTAAAGCTGCTCTGTCCCAACCCTCTGGGATATCAGTCTCCAGCCAGCCCATTCAGATCCTCACAAACTCCTCTACTAATGCTCCGATTCTGCTTTtatcatcctcctcttcctctacccagctctcctctgctccgGTGGGTCTCTCGCTTCCCCTTTCTGTCACTCAGACCTCACCTGGTGCTTCCGCTCCTATGTTTCTTCTCCTTTCGTCTGTAACCTCTTCCTCTGGTGACTCTGCCTCTACCTCCACTCCTATCGCTGTCCTCGACCCCACAACCGGTCAGTTGTCCCAGATCACTGCCGACTCCGCCTcagtctctcttcctctgcccTCTGGTCAGGTCAGCACACTGGGATCACCTCTGCCCACGCTGTCTCAACCTGTCATCAGACTAAGCCCCAATAACCCCCCCGTTATCCTGTCGGgagtaaataatgtaaactcCAGCTCCGTTCTCACCTCTCTTGCTGTCCCCTCGCCCGCCCCCGCTCTCCAGAACAATCACCTTAACACTTCTGGAGGAGCACTCATTCACACTCAGATCAACTCTTCTGATTCAAACCTCGGAACTGAAGCCATATCTGCTGAAGAAGTCTCAAACGAGAACAACAAGCCATCAacttttacagcagcagcatcctctccacacacacagtgcGCTGCTGGTTTGACCTATGACCCCTTAGCTCAGCCCAGCTCAGAGGCAGAAGCCCAATCACCAGCTTCAGAGCCCAAATTTGACCCCTCTGACCTGCAGTCAGAACATTTACCTCTGGAGGACCATATTTACTTCTCCAGCGCCGCtgctccctcctcccctctgatTGGACCCATCCTCCCCTCTGGCAAACTTGACCCCCTTGACCCGCTGGATCCTCTCTCTCCAGCGGCGTCACCCAACGCCATGAGCTCCCGCAGGGTGCTGTACTGCCAGTTGTGCCCGCGGgtcttcttttacctctctgACCTTGAGCGCCATgccatcactcactcacagaaGAAGCCTCACGTTTGCCAGCAGTGCGGCAAAGCCTTCAAACGCTCCAGCCATCTGCAG AGACACAAGCACATCCACACAGGCCAGAGGAACTTTGTGTGCCCCATATGCGCCAAACGCTTCAGGGAGGCCGGTGAGCTCCAGCGTCACCAAAGGGtccacactggagagaaaccctACCAGTGCCAACTTTGCCACACGCGCTTTGCAGAGCGCAACACACTACGCCGACACACCAAACGCAAACACCCATACCACCAAGTAGCCATGGAAATGCTGAGcgagagaagagacagaggaggcTGCCGAGGAGACGGAGGAGGCGGCGGATCCGGAgtgcaggaagaggaagagagtgcCGAATGGTACAGCTCAACTGTGTCTAATTTGGATAACTCGGAGTCTGAAATGGAAACTTAA
- the ntd5 gene encoding beta-2-glycoprotein 1-like isoform X1, translating to MDRALLLLSLWALTGTVSLQASGSCPERLLGEERRRTCPRPCKADKDCGSKRQCLCDGQCGLSCVAPGRTCPWPLPPSESSVARLLSPTHSFSALLEVRCKPGFALPNGLDATIRRCQGDRQWSGDEPICTEYLPVERQAEETQQPEPSAAQTCPLPEEVINTFSIQGDATVGTSIGYSCLSGADIVGSSENFCQENQTWQYPHPICKNVNCQPPREVEQGYVVAVQKTEYEVGFDIHYLCKKNFLLDGPQKVTCLSNGSWSASPPYCRARCLIPAERSRVEIGGVKRWPFDITDAMVPHGENVTFYCKHPRKQCSFTATQTCFDGNLQPPACYLEPTWLQYKLFPHRLVSEIEACEPDDVE from the exons ATGGACCgtgcactgctgctgctgtccttGTGGGCTCTGACTGGAACTGTGTCCCTGCAGGCTTCAG GGTCGTGTCCAGAGAGACTcctgggagaggagaggaggaggacgtgTCCTCGGCCCTGCAAAGCAGACAAAGATTGTGGCAGCAAGCGCCAGTGTCTGTGTGACGGCCAGTGTGGTCTCAGCTGTGTGGCTCCAG GTCGTACTTGTCCCTGGCCTCTACCCCCTAGTGAAAGCTCAGTGGCTCGCCTGCTCTCTCCCACTCACTCTTTTTCTGCCCTGCTTGAAGTGCGCTGCAAGCCAGGATTCGCATTGCCCAATGGCTTGGATGCCACTATTCGCCGTTGTCAAGGTGACCGACAGTGGAGTGGGGATGAGCCCATCTGCACAG AGTATCTTCCTGTTGAGAGACAAGCAGAAG AGACTCAGCAGCCTGAACCGTCCGCTGCCCAAACCTGCCCTCTGCCTGAGGAAGTGATCAACACTTTCAGCATCCAGGGCGACGCTACTGTAGGAACATCCATCGGCTACAGCTGCCTGTCGGG AGCGGATATAGTGGGGAGCAGTGAAAACTTCTGCCAGGAGAATCAAACCTGGCAGTATCCTCACCCCATCTGTAAAA ATGTGAACTGCCAGCCCCCTCGAGAGGTGGAGCAGGGTTACGTGGTGGCTGTCCAGAAGACGGAATATGAAGTGGGCTTTGACATCCACTACCTCTGCAAAAAGAACTTCCTGCTGGATGGACCCCAGAAGGTCACCTGCCTGTCAAACGGCAGCTGGAGTGCATCGCCCCCATACTGCAGAG CTCGCTGTCTCATCCCTGCTGAGAGGAGCCGTGTGGAGATCGGTGGGGTGAAGCGCTGGCCCTTTGACATTACAGATGCCATGGTTCCTCATGGGGAAAATGTGACATTCTACTGCAAACACCCTCGCAAGCAGTGCAGCTTCACTGCAACCCAGACCTGCTTTGACGGAAACCTGCAGCCACCAGCCTGCTATCTTG agCCCACATGGCTGCAGTATAAACTCTTCCCTCATCGGCTGGTCTCAGAGATCGAAGCGTGCGAGCCTGATGATGTGGAGTAA